The Candidatus Nitrosocosmicus franklandus genome contains a region encoding:
- a CDS encoding VOC family protein, translating into MTKTKIANAGTSKQDDSQKIVPCLWFDNQAEDAVKFYLSIFKNSSIDHIVKYGKEGFDIHNMQEGTVMTIDFKIEGQEFIALNGGPVFKFNEAISFQIYCETQEEVDYYWEKLSDGGDPTAQQCGWLKDKYGVSWQVVPTVLTEMLKDKDNNKSQKVMKAMLQMKKIDIQDLLHAYEEA; encoded by the coding sequence ATGACAAAGACAAAGATAGCAAACGCAGGTACATCCAAACAGGATGATTCTCAAAAAATAGTGCCGTGTCTTTGGTTTGATAACCAAGCAGAGGATGCAGTAAAATTTTACTTGTCTATTTTTAAAAATTCGAGTATAGACCATATTGTCAAATATGGAAAAGAAGGTTTTGACATTCACAATATGCAAGAAGGAACAGTAATGACAATTGATTTTAAGATTGAAGGACAAGAATTCATAGCCCTAAATGGAGGTCCAGTGTTTAAATTTAACGAAGCTATTTCCTTTCAAATATATTGTGAAACTCAAGAGGAAGTGGATTACTACTGGGAAAAATTATCAGATGGAGGAGACCCTACTGCACAGCAATGTGGTTGGCTAAAGGACAAATACGGAGTTTCCTGGCAAGTTGTACCTACAGTATTAACCGAGATGCTTAAAGACAAAGACAACAATAAATCACAAAAAGTAATGAAGGCAATGCTCCAGATGAAAAAAATCGATATACAGGATTTATTGCACGCCTATGAGGAGGCATAA
- a CDS encoding HAD family hydrolase, giving the protein MKGIFFDMDGVLLDSMPYHAEAMYKALKLELDYELDKKWIFLLEGMPAEKFLQEIFKRNPPKNVSVNQDMLLRLVNLKKKIFKEIENVALIDGVYELLEEMDKTSCIKAIVSGSSRKEVEYMIEKKIGILNFDIVISGDDVTRGKPDPQPYLTALKKTNLAREDVLVVENSPLGIMSACNAKLEYIVTLNSTPLTIQDFNNFLPNSIKNEFSKYIFKDIRSARDFIFDWIYKSHGKIVHI; this is encoded by the coding sequence ATGAAGGGAATTTTTTTTGACATGGATGGAGTTTTGCTTGATTCGATGCCATATCATGCTGAGGCCATGTATAAAGCGCTTAAATTAGAACTTGATTACGAACTAGATAAAAAGTGGATTTTTTTACTTGAAGGCATGCCCGCGGAGAAATTCTTGCAAGAGATCTTCAAAAGAAACCCACCAAAGAATGTTTCTGTCAATCAAGATATGTTACTTAGACTAGTAAATCTGAAGAAAAAAATATTTAAAGAAATTGAAAATGTAGCTTTGATTGATGGAGTATACGAGTTGCTTGAAGAGATGGATAAGACCAGTTGCATTAAAGCAATAGTTAGTGGGTCTTCAAGAAAAGAGGTCGAATATATGATAGAGAAAAAGATCGGAATTTTGAACTTTGACATAGTAATTTCAGGAGATGATGTTACAAGGGGCAAACCGGATCCTCAGCCTTATCTAACAGCATTAAAGAAAACAAACTTGGCTAGAGAAGATGTATTAGTTGTGGAAAATTCCCCTCTTGGAATAATGTCTGCATGTAATGCCAAGTTAGAATATATCGTTACTTTGAACAGTACACCATTAACAATTCAGGATTTTAATAATTTTCTTCCAAACTCAATAAAAAACGAATTCAGCAAGTATATCTTTAAAGATATTAGGTCAGCAAGAGACTTTATTTTTGACTGGATCTACAAATCACATGGAAAAATTGTACATATATAG
- a CDS encoding SPFH domain-containing protein produces MSTSKSIDNFLSSKTSTRKGTGFQIVIGVIILIFSIILYSKTFFGIIFYILLLISIVLITSSFFIIINQYERAIILRLGVYKGQVRPGIHTRLPLIDNVLVIDIREKVREFNAEKMLTKDNVPVTIDAILRYKIIEERSNDALLNVENFNEMIKQVSQTTLRNNIGSSNFQEILSRREEINQNIKSIISREAENWGVMVTGVEIRQVIIPQELEAAMSMQAQAEREKQARVTYGDSEILVAQKFLDASRIYSNNPVAYALRQSNMLYETMKIHGNTIIMIPSEALNSMGFGNLGTTIAYLKNLESGIRDDKKRKV; encoded by the coding sequence ATGTCTACTTCGAAAAGTATTGACAATTTCTTGTCTTCCAAAACATCAACCAGAAAGGGAACAGGCTTTCAAATCGTAATAGGCGTAATAATCCTCATATTTTCAATCATTCTTTACTCGAAGACATTTTTTGGAATAATTTTCTACATATTACTTTTAATTAGCATAGTTTTGATCACCTCTTCATTTTTTATTATCATAAATCAGTACGAACGAGCCATTATTTTGAGACTTGGAGTATATAAAGGTCAAGTAAGACCCGGCATACATACCAGGTTACCTTTAATAGATAATGTATTAGTCATCGACATTCGTGAGAAGGTGAGAGAATTTAATGCAGAAAAGATGCTCACAAAAGATAATGTACCTGTGACAATAGATGCCATTCTCAGGTACAAAATAATCGAAGAGAGATCTAATGATGCGTTGCTAAATGTCGAAAATTTTAACGAAATGATAAAACAGGTTTCGCAAACAACTCTTCGGAACAATATAGGATCCTCAAATTTTCAAGAAATATTATCGAGAAGAGAAGAAATAAACCAAAATATAAAATCCATCATTTCCAGAGAAGCAGAAAATTGGGGAGTAATGGTCACAGGGGTAGAGATTAGGCAGGTAATCATACCCCAAGAGTTAGAGGCAGCCATGTCTATGCAGGCACAGGCAGAACGTGAGAAACAAGCTAGAGTAACGTATGGAGATTCAGAAATCCTAGTAGCTCAAAAGTTTCTTGATGCCTCAAGGATCTATTCGAATAACCCTGTAGCATATGCACTGAGACAGTCTAATATGCTTTATGAAACAATGAAAATTCACGGAAACACTATCATCATGATTCCATCGGAAGCCCTAAATTCCATGGGTTTTGGGAATTTGGGAACAACTATTGCCTATCTCAAGAACTTAGAAAGTGGTATAAGAGATGACAAGAAAAGGAAAGTTTAA
- a CDS encoding class I SAM-dependent methyltransferase yields the protein MSNAVDHFSSTSKEYSFSRPTYPDILYKYLDDITPGKDKAWDCATGNGQAAVGLCKYFKNVIASDASKEQLAYRFPRSNIHYEMFPAERANLEDGSIDLITVAQAAHWFDLDKFYKEVTRVSKNNGILAIWSYGMHKIDNHIDTISAKLNVGGDILGKYWPKETIYVKEDYKTISFPFKEIMTPKFEMTVNWNLDELVSYMQTWSAVKRFSVEKKFNPIDLIMTDLEKLWGKRENKKLVKWDINIRIGAVHVS from the coding sequence ATGAGCAACGCTGTGGACCATTTCTCGTCAACATCTAAGGAATATTCATTTTCTAGGCCTACCTATCCTGATATTCTTTACAAATATTTGGATGACATCACCCCTGGCAAAGATAAAGCATGGGATTGTGCTACTGGTAATGGACAAGCCGCAGTTGGACTTTGTAAATACTTTAAGAATGTGATTGCAAGCGACGCAAGTAAGGAGCAACTTGCCTATAGATTCCCGAGGTCTAACATTCACTATGAAATGTTTCCTGCTGAAAGGGCAAATTTAGAAGATGGTAGTATCGACCTGATAACTGTTGCTCAGGCAGCTCATTGGTTTGACTTAGATAAATTCTACAAGGAGGTAACCCGTGTAAGTAAGAATAATGGAATTTTGGCTATCTGGTCTTATGGTATGCATAAGATTGACAATCACATTGATACGATTAGTGCAAAGTTAAATGTAGGAGGAGATATCCTTGGAAAATATTGGCCTAAAGAAACGATTTATGTCAAAGAAGATTACAAGACAATTTCTTTTCCATTCAAAGAGATCATGACCCCAAAGTTTGAGATGACTGTAAATTGGAACCTGGATGAACTTGTTAGCTATATGCAAACTTGGTCTGCTGTAAAAAGGTTTAGTGTAGAAAAAAAGTTCAATCCAATAGATCTGATCATGACTGACTTGGAAAAATTATGGGGTAAACGGGAGAATAAAAAACTTGTGAAATGGGATATTAATATAAGAATAGGAGCTGTTCATGTTAGTTAA
- a CDS encoding IS5 family transposase (programmed frameshift) — protein MRRIPDELWDEFKKILPKEKPPKTVGRPIIPYKQVLDGILYVLRTGCQWKMLPKEYGSGSTCHRRFQEWNKLDVFKNAWIKLLKDYDDKIGLNWTWQSIDSISIKSSLGGPKTGNNPTDRSKLGTKRHILTEKKGIPLSVVISPASTHDINLVTDVVDNTVIKRPKSLSRSRRRRRRLQHLCLDKGYKSAEEEQELIKRGYVLHIPIKKKKGKKGEIGKEISMPNRKKYSSKRWVVERTNSWHNRFRKLFTRYEKKDENYLGLAQFSCSIIIYRKLILG, from the exons ATCAGAAGGATTCCCGATGAATTATGGGACGAGTTTAAGAAGATACTGCCTAAAGAAAAGCCTCCAAAAACTGTGGGTAGACCGATTATTCCATATAAACAAGTACTGGATGGGATCCTTTACGTTCTTAGAACGGGGTGCCAATGGAAGATGCTTCCAAAAGAATATGGTTCAGGTTCTACCTGTCACAGGAGATTTCAGGAGTGGAATAAACTGGATGTATTTAAAAATGCATGGATCAAACTATTGAAAGATTATGATGATAAAATTGGTCTCAACTGGACGTGGCAATCCATAGACAGTATATCCATAAAGTCATCTTTAGGGGGGCCAA AGACTGGAAATAATCCCACAGACAGGAGCAAACTAGGCACAAAAAGACACATTTTGACAGAGAAGAAAGGTATTCCTCTATCGGTTGTAATTTCACCTGCTAGCACTCACGACATCAATCTGGTAACAGATGTAGTCGATAATACAGTAATAAAAAGACCAAAATCATTATCCAGATCGAGACGACGACGACGACGATTACAACATCTGTGTCTTGATAAGGGATACAAATCTGCAGAGGAAGAACAGGAATTAATCAAACGAGGATATGTTCTGCACATTCCAATCAAGAAGAAAAAAGGGAAGAAAGGTGAAATTGGCAAAGAAATATCAATGCCAAACCGTAAGAAATATTCTTCCAAGAGATGGGTTGTAGAGAGAACGAATTCATGGCATAACAGGTTTAGGAAACTCTTCACACGATATGAAAAGAAGGATGAAAACTATCTTGGTCTAGCACAGTTCTCTTGTAGTATAATCATCTATAGAAAGTTAATTTTGGGATAG
- a CDS encoding DDE-type integrase/transposase/recombinase, with amino-acid sequence MDSKVQASKAKSTRRRVLEYIIDETMLNVGSEFVWLWVATEPENRQILALSISKERNMFVAERYLSNLIKVHGKHPVSTDGGTWYPMACQFLKLDHHIHSSYEKSLIERKMQYIKDRTESFDDYFPCRVKNCKLKHVHNWLRLFIDYHNNEIKHVN; translated from the coding sequence TTGGATTCAAAAGTACAAGCCTCAAAAGCTAAGTCAACTAGAAGAAGAGTTCTAGAGTATATAATAGATGAGACCATGTTGAATGTGGGATCAGAGTTTGTCTGGCTCTGGGTTGCAACTGAACCCGAAAACAGGCAAATTCTCGCACTGTCTATCTCTAAAGAAAGAAACATGTTTGTTGCAGAAAGATATCTTTCTAATTTGATCAAAGTTCATGGAAAGCACCCAGTTTCTACAGATGGTGGGACTTGGTATCCCATGGCTTGTCAGTTTCTCAAACTCGATCACCATATTCATTCCTCTTACGAGAAAAGTCTGATTGAAAGAAAGATGCAATATATCAAGGATAGAACCGAAAGTTTCGATGACTATTTTCCTTGCAGAGTAAAGAATTGTAAGTTGAAGCATGTACACAATTGGTTGCGGTTATTTATTGACTATCATAACAATGAAATAAAACATGTTAACTGA